In Streptomyces sp. NBC_00878, a single window of DNA contains:
- a CDS encoding phage tail sheath subtilisin-like domain-containing protein, with protein MTQQPIPGVLRQDVFPPQAPGFLTGVPAFLGRTAGGPSNPQRLTLWPQFEAAYGAAPGGFLADTVRGFFDNGGLLCHVVRLDESKQPDAALRAALDGLADEVDLVCAPDIVAAAPWPTGGSLNEVVCQQRVLLRHCRERGDRFALLDGIPTTDTAKVTEQRAELTRTDGSFGSFGALYYPWLWAPGGDGVLRHLPPSGHVAGVYSAGDQRVGVQRAPANTEVEGVVDLQVRLAPAEVGELYGQGVNCLRALPGRGVRVWGARTLATDPAWRDVSARRLVGTIGRWIERFMTGLVHEPNDVRLWVRIMRELTAYLDELFQRGALKGRTAAEAFFVKCDHETNPPEAVEAGVVVTQIGVAPTAPAEFITVRVIHGASGVTVDVA; from the coding sequence ATGACCCAGCAACCGATACCGGGCGTGCTCCGGCAGGACGTGTTCCCGCCCCAGGCCCCGGGTTTCCTCACCGGGGTGCCCGCCTTTCTCGGCCGGACGGCCGGCGGACCGAGCAATCCCCAACGACTGACGCTGTGGCCGCAGTTCGAGGCCGCCTACGGCGCGGCACCGGGCGGCTTCCTGGCCGACACGGTCCGGGGCTTCTTCGACAACGGCGGGCTCCTGTGCCACGTCGTACGGCTCGACGAGTCGAAGCAGCCCGACGCGGCGCTGCGGGCCGCGCTGGACGGCCTGGCGGACGAGGTCGACCTCGTGTGCGCCCCCGACATCGTCGCGGCGGCGCCGTGGCCGACTGGCGGCTCCCTCAATGAGGTCGTCTGTCAGCAGCGGGTGCTGCTGCGGCACTGCCGGGAACGGGGCGACCGGTTCGCCCTGCTCGACGGCATACCCACGACGGACACGGCGAAGGTCACGGAGCAGCGCGCGGAGCTGACCCGGACCGACGGCTCCTTCGGCTCCTTCGGGGCGCTGTACTACCCGTGGCTGTGGGCGCCCGGCGGGGACGGGGTGCTGCGCCATCTGCCGCCGTCCGGGCACGTGGCCGGCGTGTACTCGGCCGGCGACCAGCGGGTCGGCGTGCAGCGGGCGCCCGCCAACACGGAGGTCGAGGGCGTCGTCGATCTGCAGGTGCGCCTCGCCCCCGCCGAGGTGGGGGAGTTGTACGGGCAGGGGGTGAACTGTCTGCGGGCGCTGCCCGGCCGCGGCGTCCGGGTGTGGGGCGCGCGGACCCTCGCCACGGACCCGGCCTGGCGGGACGTGAGCGCCCGGCGCCTGGTCGGCACCATCGGCCGGTGGATCGAGCGGTTCATGACGGGCCTGGTCCACGAGCCCAACGATGTACGGCTGTGGGTGCGGATCATGCGCGAACTCACCGCGTACCTCGATGAGTTGTTCCAGCGTGGCGCGTTGAAGGGCCGGACGGCGGCGGAGGCGTTCTTCGTCAAGTGCGACCACGAGACCAATCCCCCGGAGGCCGTCGAGGCCGGGGTGGTGGTGACCCAGATCGGTGTGGCCCCGACCGCGCCCGCCGAGTTCATCACCGTTCGCGTCATCCACGGCGCGAGCGGTGTGACGGTCGACGTGGCGTGA
- a CDS encoding phage tail protein, with product MDRVDPYFGYNFTVELDGMTRAGFRECSGLESSQNQAEYREGTDANLAPRKIPGLNSYGDITLSRGVTNDSKLWEWRQRVMKGTVERHNVSVTLLDQQGSPRVTWNLFECWPKSWTGPSLNATSDEIAVEQVVLACERIEVDQWS from the coding sequence GTGGACAGGGTCGATCCCTATTTCGGCTACAACTTCACGGTGGAGCTCGATGGTATGACCCGGGCCGGTTTCCGGGAGTGCTCCGGGCTGGAGAGCAGCCAGAACCAGGCCGAATACCGCGAGGGCACGGACGCGAACCTGGCCCCGCGGAAGATCCCCGGTCTGAACAGCTACGGCGACATCACGCTCAGCCGCGGTGTGACGAACGACAGCAAGCTGTGGGAGTGGCGCCAGCGGGTGATGAAGGGCACCGTCGAGCGGCACAACGTGTCGGTCACGCTGCTCGACCAGCAGGGCAGCCCCCGGGTGACCTGGAACCTCTTCGAATGCTGGCCGAAGTCGTGGACCGGCCCCAGTCTGAACGCGACCAGTGACGAGATCGCCGTGGAGCAGGTCGTACTCGCCTGCGAACGGATCGAGGTCGACCAGTGGAGCTAG
- a CDS encoding DUF6760 family protein, with protein sequence MTRYSLDRLHEEVAYVAFHFHWPYHDIMQLDHRERQRWVAEIARINERVNEQGGGRR encoded by the coding sequence ATGACGCGCTACTCCCTTGACCGGCTGCACGAGGAAGTAGCGTACGTGGCCTTTCATTTCCACTGGCCCTATCACGACATCATGCAGCTCGATCATCGGGAACGGCAGCGCTGGGTCGCCGAGATCGCCCGCATCAACGAGCGCGTCAACGAACAAGGAGGGGGACGGCGATGA
- a CDS encoding phage tail protein: MTSTGIPLGLSWAPAAVGNWTGLRLPDPFPTFNFAVEIEGLLVGGFTEVSGLESQIEMESYREGGVNGFAHQLPGAASPSNLVLRHGLTAISTLWNWYDNTARGVIQRKSGTIALLDRRQIPVMWWNFRNALPVRWTGPTFTAGSDEVGVESLELVHEGLTKPLLGQALALGHGIADMAR, encoded by the coding sequence ATGACGTCGACCGGCATTCCGCTCGGCCTGAGCTGGGCGCCCGCCGCCGTGGGCAACTGGACCGGCCTGCGCCTGCCGGACCCGTTCCCGACCTTCAACTTCGCGGTGGAGATCGAGGGCCTGCTGGTCGGCGGTTTCACCGAGGTCAGCGGCCTGGAGAGCCAGATCGAGATGGAGTCCTACCGGGAGGGCGGGGTCAACGGCTTCGCGCACCAGCTGCCCGGCGCGGCCAGTCCCTCGAATCTGGTGCTGCGGCACGGCCTGACCGCCATCAGCACGCTGTGGAACTGGTACGACAACACCGCCCGCGGTGTCATCCAGCGCAAGAGCGGCACCATCGCCCTGCTCGACCGGCGTCAGATCCCGGTGATGTGGTGGAACTTCCGCAACGCGCTGCCCGTGCGCTGGACCGGCCCCACCTTCACCGCCGGCAGCGACGAGGTCGGCGTCGAGTCCCTGGAGCTGGTGCACGAGGGACTGACAAAACCGCTGCTGGGCCAGGCTCTCGCGCTGGGCCACGGCATAGCCGACATGGCCCGCTGA
- a CDS encoding LysM peptidoglycan-binding domain-containing protein, which produces MTFNKAALASTLLGVGPGGGGLQKLTISHDGLDFKVNGAIKALFNPHEISRSRSVSWTAPKTAGKGSEWTRTGLRQEFSSMEPATLSVELFFDTYESRVGASAWATAASFVVPPNPFQTGDATDVTALTSRVAKLAEVDTELHRPPLCTLSWGAFSEIFTGVLTRLDERFTMFLPDGTPVRATVSCSFVESLTDAQLKQGELHSSDVDKTWTVRRNDTLHSIAAAEYGDPRRWRHIATANGIVNPRDLRPGMVLTIPRVS; this is translated from the coding sequence ATGACCTTCAACAAGGCGGCCCTGGCGAGCACCCTGCTCGGTGTCGGGCCCGGCGGTGGCGGTCTGCAGAAGCTGACCATCTCCCACGATGGACTGGACTTCAAGGTCAACGGCGCGATCAAGGCCTTGTTCAACCCGCACGAGATCAGCCGGTCGCGGTCGGTCTCCTGGACAGCCCCCAAGACGGCGGGCAAGGGCAGCGAGTGGACCCGGACGGGTCTGCGGCAGGAGTTCTCCTCCATGGAACCCGCGACGCTCTCCGTCGAGCTGTTCTTCGACACCTACGAGTCGAGGGTCGGCGCGTCGGCCTGGGCCACGGCCGCCTCGTTCGTGGTTCCGCCCAACCCGTTCCAGACGGGCGACGCGACCGACGTCACCGCGTTGACCAGCCGCGTGGCCAAGCTCGCCGAGGTCGACACCGAGCTGCACCGCCCGCCGCTGTGCACACTCTCCTGGGGGGCGTTCTCCGAGATCTTCACCGGTGTGCTCACCCGGCTCGACGAGCGGTTCACGATGTTCCTCCCCGACGGCACTCCGGTGCGGGCCACCGTCTCGTGCAGCTTCGTCGAGTCCCTCACCGACGCGCAGCTGAAGCAAGGGGAACTGCACTCGTCCGATGTGGACAAGACGTGGACGGTCCGGCGCAACGACACGCTGCACAGCATCGCCGCCGCGGAGTACGGGGACCCGCGCCGGTGGCGGCACATCGCCACCGCCAACGGCATCGTCAACCCGCGTGACCTGCGGCCGGGCATGGTGCTGACCATTCCCCGGGTGAGCTGA
- a CDS encoding phage late control D family protein, translating into MNTDDPEPALEIRCDGVFLPLEARLDVESVTVLEDLHALSMFTVTLHNWDSERLAFPWSDSRLFAVGTEVRISLGYGGDLHPVMTGEVTGLEPTFAAGRLPMLTVRGYDYRHRLARAQQTRTFTRTKDSAIASQLARKAGLRAEVTDTGTAPDYVVQNNQTDLEFLQKRARLIGYEVHVRDKVLYFRPPQHGRRPSATLHVGDDISEFTPRLSALPQVGRHTVRGWDVALKKAVVSTVTAGRESTTMRGATTGPSQADQAFGRAGTVSTGLPVPNRDRADQMARGQFDDLALTYITGEAECEGQPRLRAGEVVDIQGAGTVFSGAYYLTSVSHSLTAGDDYRTSLRIRRNAA; encoded by the coding sequence ATGAACACAGATGATCCGGAACCGGCCCTTGAGATCCGCTGCGACGGCGTGTTCCTGCCACTGGAGGCCCGCCTCGACGTGGAGTCGGTGACCGTCCTGGAGGATCTCCACGCGCTGAGCATGTTCACCGTGACCCTGCACAACTGGGACTCCGAGCGGCTGGCCTTCCCCTGGTCGGACTCCCGGCTGTTCGCGGTCGGCACCGAGGTGCGGATCTCGCTCGGGTACGGCGGCGACCTGCACCCGGTGATGACCGGAGAGGTCACCGGCCTGGAACCCACCTTCGCCGCGGGCCGGCTGCCGATGCTGACCGTCCGCGGGTACGACTACCGGCACCGGCTCGCCCGAGCCCAGCAGACCCGGACCTTCACCCGCACCAAGGACAGCGCCATCGCAAGTCAACTCGCCCGGAAAGCGGGGCTGCGGGCCGAGGTGACCGACACCGGTACCGCCCCCGACTACGTGGTGCAGAACAACCAGACCGACCTGGAGTTCCTCCAGAAGCGGGCGCGACTGATCGGGTACGAGGTCCACGTACGCGACAAGGTGCTGTACTTCCGGCCACCGCAGCACGGCCGACGGCCGTCGGCGACCCTGCACGTCGGCGACGACATCTCCGAGTTCACGCCCCGGCTGAGCGCACTGCCCCAGGTCGGCAGGCACACCGTGCGGGGCTGGGACGTGGCGCTCAAGAAGGCCGTGGTCTCCACCGTCACCGCCGGTCGGGAGTCCACCACCATGCGCGGCGCAACTACCGGCCCCAGCCAGGCCGACCAGGCCTTCGGCAGGGCGGGGACCGTCAGCACGGGCCTGCCGGTGCCGAACCGGGACCGGGCCGACCAGATGGCCCGCGGCCAGTTCGACGACCTGGCGCTGACCTACATCACCGGCGAGGCCGAGTGCGAGGGGCAGCCCCGGCTGCGCGCGGGCGAGGTGGTCGACATCCAGGGCGCGGGCACTGTCTTCAGCGGCGCCTACTACCTCACCTCCGTCAGCCATTCGCTGACCGCGGGGGACGACTACCGGACCTCCCTCCGGATACGGAGGAACGCCGCATGA
- a CDS encoding phage baseplate assembly protein V: MTEIFDHLTGPEPARADAPFQGVAIGIVTNNQDPEGLGRVKVTLPWLADDAETDWARVAVPMAGAGRGFWFLPEVDDEVLVAFEHGNPEVAYVVGALWNGKDEPPVTNSNGRNDVRVIRSRSGHVIRLTDTAGDERIEIVDKSAGNSIVISTKDNRITITSKADVVISAGGKLRLAGNGVEIVSKADMNVQAKSALAVKSGGRLDIKGSQVNIN; the protein is encoded by the coding sequence ATGACGGAGATCTTCGACCATCTGACGGGCCCGGAGCCCGCCCGCGCGGACGCACCGTTCCAGGGGGTGGCGATCGGCATCGTCACCAACAACCAGGACCCGGAGGGGCTGGGCCGGGTCAAGGTGACCCTGCCCTGGCTGGCGGACGACGCCGAGACCGACTGGGCACGGGTGGCGGTGCCGATGGCCGGGGCCGGCCGCGGCTTCTGGTTCCTGCCCGAGGTCGACGACGAGGTCCTGGTCGCCTTCGAGCACGGCAACCCGGAGGTCGCCTACGTCGTCGGCGCGCTGTGGAACGGCAAGGACGAACCGCCAGTCACCAACAGCAACGGCCGCAACGACGTACGGGTGATCAGATCCCGCAGCGGGCACGTGATCCGGCTGACCGACACCGCCGGGGACGAGCGCATCGAGATCGTCGACAAGAGTGCCGGGAACAGCATCGTGATCAGCACGAAGGACAACCGGATCACGATCACCTCGAAAGCGGACGTCGTCATCTCCGCCGGCGGGAAGCTGCGGCTCGCCGGCAACGGGGTCGAGATCGTCTCCAAGGCAGATATGAACGTGCAGGCCAAGTCCGCGCTCGCGGTCAAGTCCGGCGGACGGCTGGACATCAAGGGCAGCCAGGTCAACATCAACTAA
- a CDS encoding PAAR domain-containing protein: MGVQDSMGQFAAKQGDLVTATDIHIVMVPGPTGPVPTPLPHPFTGIIKGALSADVTIMGKPAAVVGSTAENTPPHLPAPPGTSFQKQPSNTATLEGGSTTVKINGKPAIRTGDRASTCNDPQDLPNGTVVATGTVTIG; this comes from the coding sequence ATGGGGGTGCAGGATTCCATGGGGCAGTTCGCCGCCAAGCAGGGTGACCTGGTCACGGCCACCGACATCCACATCGTCATGGTGCCCGGACCGACCGGTCCGGTGCCGACACCACTGCCGCACCCGTTCACCGGGATCATCAAGGGTGCGCTGAGCGCGGACGTCACCATCATGGGCAAGCCGGCGGCGGTGGTCGGCTCCACCGCCGAGAACACCCCGCCGCACCTGCCCGCGCCGCCGGGCACCTCGTTCCAGAAGCAGCCGTCGAACACGGCCACCCTCGAAGGCGGCAGCACCACGGTGAAGATCAACGGAAAACCCGCCATCAGGACTGGCGATCGAGCCTCCACCTGCAACGATCCGCAGGATCTTCCGAACGGGACGGTCGTGGCGACGGGCACGGTGACGATCGGATGA
- a CDS encoding GPW/gp25 family protein, with product MTGVTDSGFLGTGWAFPVGPDPDRPEEGIRLAGGAEAIRQSIWLILGTSPGERVMRPDFGSAIHDAVFDTNDASTAGRVGRSVREALARWEPRIDVLDVYAVPDPEDRHRLLIEINYRVRSNNSRFNLVYPFYVV from the coding sequence ATGACCGGCGTGACGGACAGCGGCTTTCTCGGCACCGGCTGGGCGTTCCCGGTCGGCCCAGACCCCGACCGCCCCGAGGAGGGCATACGGCTCGCCGGCGGCGCGGAGGCGATCCGCCAGTCGATCTGGTTGATCCTCGGCACCTCGCCCGGCGAACGCGTGATGCGACCGGACTTCGGCTCCGCCATCCACGACGCCGTCTTCGACACCAACGACGCGAGCACCGCCGGCCGGGTCGGCCGGTCGGTGCGTGAGGCACTGGCCCGCTGGGAACCGCGGATCGACGTACTGGACGTCTACGCGGTCCCCGACCCCGAGGACCGGCACCGGCTGCTCATCGAGATCAACTACCGGGTGCGGTCGAACAACAGCCGCTTCAACCTCGTCTACCCCTTCTACGTCGTATGA
- a CDS encoding putative baseplate assembly protein: MSGRPPSIDPRDRAALVAQTTELATRYSGWQPPADGRADAGQALIGVFARFAELVVRRLNQVPERDYLAFLNLIGTRPSPPLPARVPLTFRLAERSRSDALVPAGTQVAAEPLDGEDDEVVFETGTDLVVTRAQLVTVLVDDAPHDTYADRSAEATGGRDEPFAAFTGDQAMPHQFFVACDPVLTADGVKDVTLTLATPDDTLLAGWPVSWSYWDGTRWQPAQADSTPGDGSWTVPLTGLPQLPPYDVNGTSAGWLRAQLDLPMPHGTSGLPPDAVALGNKPPQDSADGEFPFGETDQGQFFYLSVDASVALHGATVRLAVTLARPGEAGDPATPVRLEWSYKDGDAWRRLGESGTAAEEVGDSDTGLKDGTLAMTRDGEISFRVPADWPAELFRARSGHWLRAQIVQDGGAYATLPRLESLTVGHDWDPPTITGIDVRTETDPEPVTPPGAFTNGTPLDVTRDFHPFGEQPRFNDTFYLACPASLVRPGADLTLDVILTNGPDVTDGPVPPVRTDGDPRIVWEAWGGTGWNTVTVGAPDADYAFTADATLLLTPPEGFARTEVNGIEEFWLRIRLIHGDYGTAAHYTRNDDGTYEPVDATFAPPVIRTLSWSSRQGLTVPVPAPVCVTHNDFRLVTHHRDPDTPWSVTPFTPNPEQDPALYLGFDQPFDTRPVTLYLQVEPPKPEEVTADRLAGTDLTDRAELVWEYSGTDGWQPLAAADETANLSGRGTVTFVGPADLTAREHFGQSRCWLRLILRHGTFPVTPRLRRILPNTTWAVQAVTVTDEILGSGIAGAGQRLTTAQSPVLPGQRLVVREPERPSAAEEAALTAAEGADAVTVTEDAAEVWVRWHAVTDFHSSGPDDRHYTIDPRTGEITFGDGLAGRVPPRGQSNIRVTYRTGGGEEGNRAAGTVVTLKSAIPSVDSVTHHEPASGGSAWEPLERVRTRGPRSLRHRDRAVTAEDFEDLAFESSAEVARVRAVLPSRFDPFDLWFDPATEQPKAAHAEADAGGVGIIVVPHSGATRPVPGLGLLRRVEEYLRARCGPTTEVRVAGPEWIEVTVAATVVASSPDVAGLVGGRVEQSLQRFLHPLTGGPDGTGWAFGRKPHRSDLYAVIEAVDGVDHGTALTVAQAAHSDELGDGLEALLGRSLAQLAAEPPDADETRWLERALVYSGRHQITVTLGA, translated from the coding sequence ATGAGCGGCCGGCCCCCGTCCATCGACCCCCGCGACCGCGCCGCACTGGTCGCGCAGACCACCGAGCTGGCGACCCGTTACAGCGGCTGGCAACCGCCCGCCGACGGGCGGGCCGACGCCGGCCAGGCCCTGATCGGCGTCTTCGCCCGCTTCGCCGAACTGGTCGTGCGGCGCCTCAACCAGGTACCGGAACGCGACTACCTCGCCTTCCTCAACCTGATCGGCACCCGGCCCTCGCCGCCACTGCCTGCGCGCGTGCCGCTCACCTTCCGGCTGGCCGAGCGCAGCCGTTCCGACGCACTGGTCCCAGCCGGTACCCAGGTCGCCGCCGAACCGCTGGACGGCGAGGACGACGAGGTCGTCTTCGAGACCGGGACCGACCTGGTCGTGACCCGGGCCCAGCTGGTGACCGTCCTCGTCGACGACGCCCCGCACGACACCTACGCCGACCGCAGCGCCGAGGCCACCGGCGGCCGCGACGAACCGTTCGCCGCGTTCACCGGCGACCAGGCCATGCCGCACCAGTTCTTCGTCGCCTGCGACCCGGTCCTGACCGCCGATGGCGTAAAGGACGTCACGCTGACGCTGGCCACGCCGGACGACACGCTGCTCGCCGGGTGGCCGGTCTCCTGGTCGTACTGGGACGGCACCCGGTGGCAACCGGCGCAGGCCGACAGCACCCCGGGGGACGGCTCGTGGACGGTGCCCCTCACCGGCCTGCCGCAACTGCCCCCGTACGACGTGAACGGCACCTCGGCCGGCTGGCTGCGCGCGCAGCTCGACCTGCCGATGCCGCACGGCACCTCGGGGCTGCCGCCCGACGCGGTCGCGCTCGGCAACAAGCCCCCCCAGGACAGCGCCGACGGGGAGTTCCCGTTCGGGGAGACCGACCAGGGCCAGTTCTTCTACCTGAGCGTCGACGCGTCGGTGGCCCTCCACGGCGCGACCGTCCGGCTCGCTGTCACCCTGGCACGCCCCGGTGAGGCCGGTGACCCGGCCACCCCGGTGCGACTGGAGTGGTCGTACAAGGACGGCGACGCCTGGCGGCGGCTGGGGGAGTCCGGCACCGCGGCGGAGGAGGTCGGCGACAGCGACACCGGCCTGAAGGACGGCACGCTGGCGATGACCCGCGACGGCGAGATCAGTTTCCGGGTCCCCGCCGACTGGCCCGCCGAGTTGTTCCGGGCCCGGTCCGGGCACTGGCTCCGGGCGCAGATCGTCCAGGACGGCGGCGCGTACGCCACTCTCCCGCGACTGGAATCGCTGACCGTGGGACACGACTGGGATCCGCCCACCATCACGGGCATCGACGTGCGGACCGAGACGGACCCGGAACCGGTGACACCGCCCGGAGCGTTCACCAACGGCACCCCGCTGGACGTGACCCGGGACTTCCACCCCTTCGGCGAGCAACCGCGCTTCAACGACACCTTCTACCTGGCCTGCCCCGCGAGCCTGGTCCGGCCGGGCGCGGACCTCACCCTCGACGTGATCCTGACCAACGGCCCGGACGTCACGGACGGGCCGGTCCCGCCGGTGCGCACCGACGGCGACCCGCGGATCGTCTGGGAGGCATGGGGCGGCACTGGCTGGAACACCGTGACCGTCGGCGCCCCGGACGCGGACTATGCCTTCACCGCCGACGCCACCCTGCTGCTCACCCCGCCCGAGGGCTTCGCGCGCACCGAGGTGAACGGCATCGAGGAGTTCTGGCTGCGCATCCGACTGATCCACGGCGACTACGGGACCGCGGCCCACTACACCCGCAACGACGACGGCACCTACGAACCCGTCGACGCCACCTTCGCACCGCCCGTGATCAGAACCCTGTCGTGGAGTTCCCGGCAGGGGCTGACCGTACCCGTCCCGGCACCGGTGTGCGTCACCCACAACGACTTCCGCCTCGTCACCCACCACCGCGACCCCGACACACCGTGGTCCGTCACCCCCTTCACCCCGAACCCGGAGCAGGACCCCGCCCTCTACCTCGGCTTCGACCAGCCGTTCGATACCCGGCCCGTCACGCTCTATCTCCAGGTCGAACCACCGAAGCCGGAGGAGGTGACGGCCGACCGGCTCGCCGGGACCGATCTCACCGACCGCGCCGAACTGGTCTGGGAGTACAGCGGCACCGACGGCTGGCAGCCACTGGCCGCGGCCGACGAGACCGCGAACCTGTCCGGCCGAGGCACGGTGACTTTCGTCGGACCGGCGGACCTGACAGCGCGGGAGCACTTCGGGCAGAGCCGTTGCTGGCTGCGGCTCATCCTGCGGCACGGGACTTTCCCGGTCACGCCGAGGCTGCGCCGGATCCTGCCGAACACGACCTGGGCGGTCCAGGCCGTCACCGTCACCGACGAGATTCTCGGATCGGGCATCGCCGGGGCCGGCCAGCGGCTCACCACCGCGCAGAGCCCGGTCCTGCCCGGCCAGCGACTGGTCGTACGGGAGCCGGAGCGCCCGTCGGCGGCGGAGGAGGCCGCACTGACCGCGGCCGAGGGCGCCGACGCCGTGACGGTCACCGAGGACGCCGCGGAGGTCTGGGTGCGGTGGCACGCGGTGACCGACTTCCACAGCTCCGGCCCCGACGACCGCCACTACACCATCGACCCCCGGACCGGAGAGATCACCTTCGGTGACGGCCTGGCCGGGCGGGTGCCACCGCGCGGCCAGAGCAACATCCGTGTCACCTACCGCACGGGCGGCGGCGAGGAGGGCAACCGCGCCGCGGGGACCGTCGTGACGCTGAAGTCGGCCATCCCGTCCGTCGACTCGGTCACCCATCACGAACCGGCCTCCGGCGGCAGCGCGTGGGAGCCGCTGGAGCGGGTGCGCACCAGGGGACCGAGGTCGCTGCGCCACCGCGACCGTGCCGTCACGGCCGAGGACTTCGAGGACCTCGCCTTCGAGTCCTCGGCCGAGGTGGCCCGGGTCCGGGCGGTGCTGCCCAGCCGGTTCGACCCGTTCGACCTCTGGTTCGACCCGGCGACCGAGCAACCGAAGGCCGCGCACGCGGAGGCGGACGCCGGCGGGGTCGGGATCATCGTGGTCCCACACTCCGGCGCCACCCGGCCGGTACCCGGCCTGGGGCTGCTGCGCCGGGTCGAGGAGTACCTGCGGGCCCGGTGCGGCCCGACCACCGAGGTCCGGGTCGCCGGCCCGGAGTGGATCGAGGTGACCGTCGCCGCGACGGTGGTGGCGTCCTCCCCGGACGTCGCCGGACTGGTCGGCGGACGGGTCGAGCAGAGCCTGCAGCGATTCCTGCACCCGCTGACCGGAGGGCCCGACGGTACCGGCTGGGCCTTCGGCCGCAAACCGCACCGCTCGGACCTGTACGCCGTGATCGAGGCCGTCGACGGTGTCGATCACGGCACCGCGCTCACCGTGGCGCAGGCGGCTCACTCCGACGAACTCGGCGACGGACTGGAGGCGTTGCTCGGCCGTTCCCTGGCGCAGCTCGCGGCCGAGCCCCCGGACGCGGATGAGACCCGATGGCTGGAGCGCGCGCTGGTGTACTCCGGCCGGCACCAGATCACCGTGACCCTGGGAGCGTGA
- a CDS encoding phage tail protein yields the protein MSRYLDHLPAPFREDPFAGAFLLAFEAVLTGRDDAEGVTGLEQLIERSADSIDPLTTGEEFLPWLAGWVALSLRADWDTDTKRGFIREVVPLYRQRGTLAGLRRMLEIYLRPLDDGVTRDDVVVFDEFETPAHYFQVQLTLGDTDPGRLRRVQEIARAIIDREKPAHTFYALKVVVPTMRLVSEELREREGGVPELLILGENSQLGTRDSS from the coding sequence ATGAGCCGCTATCTCGACCACCTCCCGGCGCCGTTCCGGGAGGACCCGTTCGCCGGCGCGTTCCTGCTGGCGTTCGAGGCCGTGCTGACCGGCCGCGACGACGCCGAGGGCGTCACGGGCCTCGAACAGCTCATCGAGCGCTCCGCCGACTCCATCGACCCGCTGACCACCGGTGAGGAGTTCCTGCCCTGGCTGGCCGGCTGGGTCGCGTTGAGCCTGCGCGCGGACTGGGACACGGACACCAAACGCGGGTTCATCCGGGAGGTCGTGCCGCTGTACCGGCAGCGGGGCACCCTGGCCGGGCTGCGCCGGATGCTGGAGATCTACCTGCGGCCGCTGGACGACGGTGTCACCCGCGACGACGTGGTCGTCTTCGACGAGTTCGAGACACCCGCCCACTACTTCCAGGTCCAGCTGACCCTCGGCGACACCGACCCCGGACGGCTGCGCCGCGTCCAGGAGATCGCCAGGGCGATCATCGACCGGGAGAAGCCGGCCCACACCTTCTACGCGCTCAAGGTCGTGGTGCCCACGATGCGGCTGGTCTCCGAGGAACTGCGCGAACGCGAGGGCGGCGTACCGGAGTTGCTCATCCTCGGCGAGAACTCCCAGCTCGGCACCCGCGACTCATCCTGA